The window GCCACCACGAACAGCAGGTTCACGCCGTTGGAGAGCAGCAGGAAGCCGAGGATGATGCGAGTCAGGGTGCGCTCGAGCACCAGGTACACGCCGCAGGCGATCAGCACCCCGGCGGTGAGCAGCAGCGCGAGACTAACGGACATCGTTCTCCACCTCCTGCTGCTGGTCGATCTGGGCGCCCAGGGAGCGCAGGAAGTCCAGCAGCACGCCCACCACCACGAGGTACACGCCGATGTCGAAGATCAGGGCGCTGGGGAACTCCAGCTCGCCGAGCACCGGCACATGGACCACGGGGGTGGCGGTGGCGAAGATCGTGCCGCCGAACAGCAGGGGCAGCACGGAGGCGGACACGGCGATGGCCATGCCCAGGCCCAGCACGAAGCCAGCCTGGACGGGGGCGGCCTCGGCCAGCTCGTAGCGGCCACCGGCGAGGTACCGCAGGGCCAGGCCCAGGCCTGCCACGAGACCGCCGGCGAATCCGCCGCCGGGGTGGTTGTGCCCGGCCATCAGCAGGTACACGGAGAACAGCATGATCAGCGGGAACGCGACGCGGGTGACGACCTCGAGGATCACCATGCGGCGCTCCGGGGCCAGGGTCAGCCCGGCCGAGAGCCAGGTGCGCCAGCGGTTCGAGCCGGTGACCTCGTCGGGGCGGGCATCGAAGTTCAGGGCGTTCTGCGGCAGCGGGGCATCGGCCCGGCGGCGCCAGATGGAGGTGCCGCCGTCGAGGTCGCGCACCCGGGAGATGCCCTGCTCGCGGCGGGTCACGAAGATCAGGGAGGCGACGCCGGTGGCCACCACCAGCAGCACGCCGATCTCGCCCATGGTGTCCCACACGCGGGCGTCCACCAGGGCCACGTTGACCACGTTGTGGCCGCCGCCGATCTCGTAGGCGGGTTCGATCAGCTCGGGGCCCAGCGGGGCGGTGTAGCGGGCGTCGGCGGCGTAGAGCGCGCCGCCGCACAGCACCACCGCGGTGGAGATGGCGATCGCCCAGCGGCCCACGGCACCGATCCGCAGGGGGCGGCGGGAGAAGTGAATGGGCAGGCGTCGCAGCACCAGCACCAGCACCACGGTCAGGGCGGTCTCCACCAGCACCTGCGTGGTGGCCACGTCCACCGCGCCCGCGGCGAGGAACAGGAGGGCCACGGCGAAGCCGGTCACGGAGATCAAGAACACGGCCCGCAGGCGGCGGCGGGAGCGGGCGGCACCGATCGCGGCGGCCACGGCCGCCGGCAGCACCAGCACCTCGACGGGGTGGTGGAACAGCACCAGGTTGTCCGGCAGCGGCGAGGTGGCCACGGTGACCGGGGAGGCCAGCAGGATCAGCACCAGCAGCATCGTGCCCAGGGTGTAGGGCAGCGAACCGCGCTGGAACAGGGGCGTGACGACCACGGCGAGCTTATCGATCCAGCGCATGAGCCGGCGGAACCCGCGCTCGGCGTCCACCCAGTCCTCGATGCCGTCGCGCCCCCAGGTCGTCGGGGACACGATCTCCTGGAAGCGCTCCAGGGGGCGGGCCAGCACGCACAGCAGCGCGCCCAGTCCCAGGGTGAGGGCGGACAGAAGCAGCGGGACGCCCAGGTGCGGGATGACCACCAGGTGGATGCCCTTGCCCTCGGCGGGCAGGCCCGCGCTGAAGCTGCCGGCCACCTTCTCGATCCCGGTGGCGGCGAAGGACAGGGCCACGCTGCCCACGGCGATCACTGCGGGCGGCAGCCAGTACAGGGGCGAGATCTCGGGGGTGGCAACACGGGGTGCGCCGGGGGCGCGACCGAAGGCGCCGCGCACGAAGCGCCAGGAGTAGGCGACGGTGAGGATCGAGCCGGCCACCAGGGAGATCAACAGGGCGCGCTGCCAGGAGCCGCCCTCCCACAGTGCCGCGTAGATGCCCTCCTTGGCGACGAACCCGAACAGCGGCGGGACCGCGGCCATGGAGGCGGCTGAGACGGTGCCGATGATCGCCACCACGGGGGCGGCGCGGCCCACGCCGGAGAGCATCCGCAGGTCACGGGTGCCGAACTTCTTGTCGATGATTCCGACCACCATGAACAGGGGCGCCTTGAACACGGAGTGGGCGATCAGCATGGCGATGCCGGCCAGCACGGCGTCGTCGGTGGCCAGGCCCGAGACGGCCGCCAGGAAGCCGAGCTGGGAGACGGTGCCGTAGGCCAGCAGCAGTTTGATGTCGGTCTGCCGCAGGGCCCGCCAGCCGCCCAGCAGCATCGTGGCCGCACCGAACACGGCGATGATGATGCTGATGGACTCGTTGGGCGCGATCGCCGGGGACAGGCGCAGGATCAGGTAGATGCCGGCCTTCACCATCGCCGCGGCGTGCAGGTAGGCCGAGACGGGGGTGGGGGCGGCCATCGCCCCGGGCAGCCAGAAGTGGGTGGGCACCAGGGCTGACTTCGACAGCGCCCCGGCCAGCACCAGCAGCATCGCCACGATCAGGAAGGGGCCGGCGTCGGCCCAGATGTCCGAGGCCATGATCCCGGAGAGGCGCAAGGTGCCGGCAGCGCGGGCGAACATCAGCAGCCCCACCAGCATCGCCAGTCCCCCGGCGGTGGTTGAGATCAGGGCGTTCATCGCCGCACGGCGCGAGGACTGCTTGTCCTGGTAGTGACCGATCAGCAGGTAGGAGAAGACGGTGGTGAGCTCCCAGAAGGTGTAGAGCACCATCACGTCGTCGGCCAGGACCAGGCCCACCATCGCACCCGCGAAGGCGGTGAGGACCCCGGCGAAGCGCCCCAGGCCCGGCTCGGTGTCCTTGAAGTAGCGGGCGCAGTACAGCAGCACCAGCGCGCCGATGGCGGTGGCGATCATCGCCATCACCCAGCTCAGCGGGTCCAGGCGGAACGCCAGGTCGATCCCGAAGGCCGGGATCCACGGCACGCTCACCTCACGGGGAGCGTCGGCCAGGGTGAGGGGGTCGATGGTGGCCAGCCACACCGCGGAACCGGCCGGCACCAGTGCCAGCAGGTAGAAGGCGTTGCGCCCCAACGCACGCACCAGGAGCGGTCCCACGAGCGCCGCCGCCAGATGGGCGAGGAGCATCGTGTACACGCGGTCTCCGTCCGGGGTGTTGGGGAAGGGGTGCAAGGAAGGGGAGGGCAGTCGGCCGTGAACATTCTACGGGACGACCTGTCAAAATCCTGAGGCGTACGGTTTTCATCACATCCGGCTTCGGACAGGGCGTGAGCCGTTCCACGCCCGTGGCCCCGCTCCTTCGTAGAGTGGCCCCATGGCGACCTCTCCGGACCGGGCCGACGACGGCTCGTCCCCCTCCTTCTCCTCCTCCGGTGGCCCCGCTGCCGAATCGGGTTCATCTCGCCCCGACGACACCTTCGCGCCGGCGGGATTCACCGCAGCCGGGCATGCCACCGGCGACAGCGGTGCCGGCCCGCGCACCACCGACCGGCGCACGCTACGCAAGCAGGTCGCGTCGTTCGCCCTGTGGGACGGCGGGATGAGCGCGTTCAGCTCGGTGATCCTCACCTTCGTGTTCGCCACCTACGTGGCCAGTGCCGTGGCTGCCGAGGGTGCTGTCGGCGACGGGGCGATCAAGGCGGCGCAGGACCACGGCTCCCAGGTGCTCACCACCTGGCAGGCCGTCGGCGCCGTGGCCGTGGCACTGCTGGCACCGCTGCTGGGGAACCTCGCCGACTCCGGGGGTGGGCGCAACGCCCTGCTGCGCATCACCACCCTCGGGACCGTCGCCGTGATCGCCCTGATGCCGCTGGTGGCTCTGGACTCCGACTTCCTGACGCTGGGCGCGATCCTGATCGCCCTCGCGGTGGTGTTCAGCGAACTTGCCGGGGTGTTCGTGAACTCGGTGCTGCCGGAGATCTCCACCCCCGCCAACCGCGGCCGGGTCTCCGGCACCGCCTGGGCAGTGGGCTACTGGGGCTCCATCGTGTGCCTGGCCCTGGTGCTGGTGCTGTTCGTGATGCCGGGCACCGGGCTGCTGGGCATCACCGGGGACGACGGCTGGAACCTGCGGGCCATCCCGATCTTCGTGGCGATCTGGATCCTGGTGGGCACCCTGCCGCTGATGATCTGGGCGCCCCGCCACCGGGCCCGCACCCCGGGTGCGGGCTGGAACCCCGTGCAGGGGTACGTGAGCATCGTGAAGCACGTGCGCCGGGCCCTCCGCGAGGAGCCGGTGATGCTGATGTACCTGGTGGCCTCCGCCGTCTACCGCGACGGTCTGGGGGCGGTGTTCTCCATCGCCGGTGTGCTCGCCGCGAACGCCTACGGCTTCAGCACCGTCGAGGTGATCATCTTCGGCATCGCCGCGAACCTGGTGGCCGGCTTCGGGGTGTTCATCGGCGGCTGGATCGACGACAGGGTGGGCCCGCGCCCGGTGATCATCGGCGGCTGCGTGGGGATCATCGTGCTGGGCCTGGTGGTGCTGGTGTTCGGCTCCGCCGCGGTGTTCTGGGTGGCGGGCCTGGCGATCTGCCTGTTCGTGGGACCGGTGCAGTCCGCCTCGCGGAACCTGCTGACCCGCCTGTCACGCCCGGGCCGGGAGACGGAGAACTTCGGCCTGTACGCCACCACCGGGCGCGCCCTGGGCTTCCTGGGAACCGCGGCCTTCGCCCTGACCGTGTGGATCTCCGGCGACACCCGCACCGGGATCCTGGGGATCGTGCTGGTGATGGCGCTGGGCCTGGCGGCGTTCTTCCCGATCCCGCTGGGTGCGGCGGGCCGGGCCGTGAAGGCCGACGGGGCCCCGGCCAGCACAGGCTGACCCGGCGGCGCCAGTCCGTCGATCCGGCGCGCAGGGTGCCGGTCCGGCCTCAGGCGAGGTCGGCGGGATCGACCAGGAACCCTTCGAGGTCCACCACGTACCCGCCGACGGTCTCCACCAGCAGCCCGGCGATCAGGCCGATGCGCCGGTAGACGCCGGTCCAGCGCTCGGTGACCTCGGCGTCCGGTGACTCCAGGGCGTCCTCCGTCTCGTCTGCCGCGATGTGCACCAGTTCGTAGTCCACCGCGTCCTCCAGCCAGGCCAGCTGCTGCAGGGCCACGGGGCGAGCACTGCGACCCACCCGCAGGCTGATCTCGTCCCCGCCGTCGACGGGGATGGTGATGCTGTACCCGGTGGCGTCGGCCTCCTCGGGCACCTCGTCCAGCTCGGCCTCCGGCTCCAGCGGGGCCAGCAGCTGGGCGAGGGACTCGGGGGCCAGGGCGTGGGGGCTCACCACTGTCAGGTCCCGCACGTGGTACGGATGCGGCTCCAGGCGAACACCCGAGTCGGTGACCACAGCACCGTACAGCCGCCTACCCAGGGACCAGGTCAGGTCCAGGGCGGAGCGCTCGGTGCCGAAGGGCAGCCCCTCGGGGAACGCGCGGGCGTAGCCGTGGGAGTCACGAAGGCCCTCGGGCGCAGGGTCCTCCCGCACCCGTGCCACCTCCAGGTCCCAACGGCCGGCGCCGCGGGGACCGCGGTCGGGCACCAGGCGGGCATCCTGCCCCAGGTCGATGGTGCCGTCGTCATCGCGGACCGCCTGCGGGCGCACGTTGCGCACCATGGCGAACACGTCGGCGGGGTCGGTGTCCCGGGGCAGCTGGAGGCGGTGGGAGGTGGTCTCAGTGCTCATGCCTGCTCTGCCTCCACGGGGATCCGGGTGCGGTGGAAGTTCTGGGCCGATCGTGACGGGGTGGGGCCGCGCTGGCCCAGGTAGCGGTTGAGGTTGCCCTCGCTGCCGTAGGGACTCTGCGCCGCACTGGACAACTGGAAGAAGCACAGTTGGCCGATCTTCATCCCCGGCCACAGGGCCACCGGCAGGGTCGCCATGTTGGACAGCTCCAGGGTGATGTGCCCCTGGAAGCCCGGGTCGATGAACCCCGCGGTGGAGTGAGTGAGCAGGCCCAGCCTGCCTAGCGAGCTCTTGCCCTCGAGGCGGGCCGCCACGTCATCGGGAAGGGTGATCTGCTCGTAGGTGGAGGCCAGCACGAACTCGCCGGGGTGCAGCATGTACGCCTCGTCGGGATCCACGGCGATCTCTCGGGTGAGGTCGGCCTGCTCGGTCGCAGGGTCGATCATCGCGTACTTGTGGTTGTCGAACACCCGGAAGAAGCGGTCGATGCGCACGTCCACGGAGGCGGGCTGGACCATGGAGTCGTCGAATGGCTCGAGGCGAACACGATCGGCCTCGATCTGGGCCCGGATGTCACGATCACTCAGCAGCACGAGCCCAGCCTAGCGGCGGAAACCCGGGACGTCAGCGCGGCGTCCACACCGGGTACTCCCCCGCCCCTCCCACGTCGCCCACCAGGTGCGCTCCGAGGCATGGCGTCCCCGGGACCTCGGCTTTGGGGTTATGATGGACGGCGTTCGCGGGTGTAGTTCAATGGTAGAACTTCAGCTTCCCAAGCTGATAGCGCGGGTTCGATTCCCGTCACCCGCTCCCGGTCCCGAGCCGCGGCGTCGCCTGGTGGACGCCGCGGCTCCGGCTTTTCGCGGTGGATGTGAAGCGATTCCACTCATGTGCCACCGGGACCTTCGGGGTTCCGACACCGATATGTCACGGTGTAATAATGTGCCATGCCCAAGATCATCGGCGGTTCGCTCGAGGAGCACCGCGAACGCACGCGGGAGAAGATCTTCCAGGCGCTGGACGAGCTGCTGAAGGAGCAGACGTTCGAGCAGATCACCTTCTCCTCGATCGCCGGCGCGGCCGGGGTGGGCCGCACCGCGATGTACAACCACTTCCCCGACAAGGACACGCTCCTGGTCGAGTACGCGCTGCACGAGACCTCCGGGTACATCGCGCAGCTGCAGGCAGGCAGTCAGGCCGCCACTCCCCGCGAAGCGGCGCTGCAGTACGTGCGCACCCAGTTGGAGCTGACGGTCTCCTTCCACATGCCCCATTCGGTCAGCCGCAACCGGCTCACCGCGGAGACCGCCGCGCGGATGCGCGAGCACGTGGTGCTGATCGAGGACGTGCTGCGGCGCATCGTGCGCGCGGGGATCGACAGCGGGGACTTCGCCGCTGATCTGGACCTCGATGCGACGGTGCGCATCATCAACGGGCTGCTGATCGGCACCGCCCCGGGCCGCTTCGACCAGCAGGCCCTGGAGGCGTTCGTCCTGAGGGGGCTGGGCGCCGAGGTCTGAGCCTCAGCGCTCCTCAGTGCTCTTCAACGCTTGTCGGTGCTGTCGTCGTCCCAGTCCATCGCATCGAGGGTGTCCTCGCGCTGATCCTCCTCGCCGCGACGGGCGAACAGCGGGCGGGAGCTCTCCTCCAGCTCGTCCTCGAGGTCCACCTCGGGGGCGGTGGCCGAGGCGACCCAGCAGGTCCCGGCGATCACCAGTGCCACCACGGCCACGCCCCAGCGCAGGAACGGGCCGGAGCCGTCGATGACGATCCCCACCATGGACGACACCGCGACGGCGGAGACCAGGGTGCCGGTCAGCAGCAGCGCCGGGGCCACCGAGCCGATGCTGGAGCGCAGCACACCGGTGAGAACCGCACCGCCCAAGGCGCCGGAGTGTCCCCAGGAGCCCGGGCCTCCGTAGCGCCCGGCGGCGATCAGGTCAGCAGCGCCGTTCATCGCGGCCGCGGATCCGTGGGCCCACAGGCCCAGGCCCGCCGCGGCGAGCACCAGCCCGGCCACGAAGCCGGGCAGCGCGGAGACGCCGAACCCGAAACCGGCCACCACCGGAGCCAGGACGGCCAGCGCCAGCGGGGTGATGGCGGCGCGACGCAGACCGTAGGTGAGGTCGTCCAGCATCACACGGTCCCGGGAGGCGAGCATGCTGGCGCGGGTCTCCACCACAGCGGCGGCGCCGGCACGGCGCGAGGCATCCAGCAGGGACGCGGTGACCAGCAGCACCGTCACCACGCCCAGGCCGATGCCGGCCAGCAGCGGGAGCGCCTGCGGGGTGAGGGCGTGCAGGGCACGGTCCTCCCACACGGTGGCCGCGCGGGGTGCGGCCTGCACAGCGGCCACGATCGGGCCCAGCAGCGGCAGTGCCGCGAGGGCGGCCACCAGCAGCAGTGCCGTGCGGGGACCGGTGCCGGCGGAGGTCGCGGCCTCGCGCACGGCGGTCGAGGTGCCGCGGCGGTCCAGCAGGGCCGGGGCGGCGAGGGAGCCCGCGAATCCCAGGGTCACCACCAGGGCGCCGAGTCCGGCGTAGGCGACCAGCGCGAGGGCCAGGCCGGGGACGCCGGCACTGAGGACGCTGAGGGCGACCAGCACCAGCAGCACCAGGCCGAGGGCGAGGGCGGCGGTGAGGGCGGTGGAGCCCAGGGCCGCGGCGGTGCCGAGGGCTCCGCCGGTGCGGCTGGTGCGGGCCGCGCGCAGCACTGTGCCACTGCGGCGCTCCCCCGTGGTGTCCATCAGCAGCAGCGCAGCCAGTGCAGCAACGGCTCCCAGGGCGATCGCCCCGGCCACCACGGCGCTGGGCGAGACGGTGTGCAGGGTCAGCACGTCCAGGAAGGCCCCCGCGTCGCGGGAGTCGTCGGTGACCGAGACCCACTGGCCCATGTCGGTGACGGCCTGCTCGATCTGCGGCACCATCTGCTCGCGCGGCAGCGGCTCCGGGCCGGCGACGGCCGGGTCGGTGAAGCTGCCCATGCCCACGTGGCCGAAGCGCAGCGACTTGTACTGGGTGGGAAGCCACAGGGCTGCGGCGGCCACGGTGAGTGAGCCGCCCAGCACGGCGGGCATCAGGCCGTTCATGCGCAGGGAGCTGCGTTCGCGACCATCGGGCATGCGGTGCGGGATCACGGCGGCGGCCGCGGCGGTGAGCATCGCGGCCCCCAGGCCCAGCAGCACCACCAGGATGCCCTCGGCGGCGATCACCGGCACACCCAGGATCATCCCGGAGGCGGCCAGTGCCACGGTGAGGAGCACCAGGTCGGCCGCGCGGCCCCCACCGTGGCGCACGATGCGGGCGGTGAGCTGGTGCTCGGCGCCGAGGTTGTCCTCGGCGTCGGCCTCCAGGTCGTTCTCGTCGGTGCCCACCAGCACGGCCGAGGCCGCACCGGCGGTCTCCAGCGGTGCCGAGCACACGCGAACGGCCAGGGCGGAGATCGCCACACCCGCGGCAAGGGCGATCAGTGCGGTGCTCGCCTGCTCGCGCAGGAACCACACGGCGATGACCACCGGCAGCACACCGAGGGCGAGCGCCCCGGTGATGCTCAGAGCACCCAGGCGACCCACGAGGGCCTCACGTCGGCGGGGGCCGACCGACAGCGCGGCGACCTGCAGGGCCACCCCGCGCCAAGCGGCCAGCGGCCCCAGCAGCAGGCCGGCCAGCAGCAGGGCTGCGCGCAGGATGCGCTGGTCGGTGCTGCCGGGCACCAGGTACGCCAGTACCGCTACCGGGATCCCCACCCCGGCGGTGACCACACCGATGGTGGACAGCTGCGCGCCCAGGCGGCGGGCCAGGCCCGGGTCGGCGACCAGATCGGTCACCTCGTCACTGTCCTCGGACTCGGCTGGGACGACGCGTGAGGCGGATCGTGAGGAGCGCTTGCGGGGGGCGACGGCACGCTTGCCCTTCGGCTCGTCCTCGTCGAGATCGATGTCGAGGTCGTCGTCGAGATCGCCCTCCGTGGAGGCGGCTGTCGCGGGACGGTCGTCGCGGCGCAGGCGGCCGGGGACCACGGCCCCGGCGATCAGGGCGAGGATGGACAGCAACGCCAGGAC is drawn from Brachybacterium muris and contains these coding sequences:
- a CDS encoding Na+/H+ antiporter subunit A → MLLAHLAAALVGPLLVRALGRNAFYLLALVPAGSAVWLATIDPLTLADAPREVSVPWIPAFGIDLAFRLDPLSWVMAMIATAIGALVLLYCARYFKDTEPGLGRFAGVLTAFAGAMVGLVLADDVMVLYTFWELTTVFSYLLIGHYQDKQSSRRAAMNALISTTAGGLAMLVGLLMFARAAGTLRLSGIMASDIWADAGPFLIVAMLLVLAGALSKSALVPTHFWLPGAMAAPTPVSAYLHAAAMVKAGIYLILRLSPAIAPNESISIIIAVFGAATMLLGGWRALRQTDIKLLLAYGTVSQLGFLAAVSGLATDDAVLAGIAMLIAHSVFKAPLFMVVGIIDKKFGTRDLRMLSGVGRAAPVVAIIGTVSAASMAAVPPLFGFVAKEGIYAALWEGGSWQRALLISLVAGSILTVAYSWRFVRGAFGRAPGAPRVATPEISPLYWLPPAVIAVGSVALSFAATGIEKVAGSFSAGLPAEGKGIHLVVIPHLGVPLLLSALTLGLGALLCVLARPLERFQEIVSPTTWGRDGIEDWVDAERGFRRLMRWIDKLAVVVTPLFQRGSLPYTLGTMLLVLILLASPVTVATSPLPDNLVLFHHPVEVLVLPAAVAAAIGAARSRRRLRAVFLISVTGFAVALLFLAAGAVDVATTQVLVETALTVVLVLVLRRLPIHFSRRPLRIGAVGRWAIAISTAVVLCGGALYAADARYTAPLGPELIEPAYEIGGGHNVVNVALVDARVWDTMGEIGVLLVVATGVASLIFVTRREQGISRVRDLDGGTSIWRRRADAPLPQNALNFDARPDEVTGSNRWRTWLSAGLTLAPERRMVILEVVTRVAFPLIMLFSVYLLMAGHNHPGGGFAGGLVAGLGLALRYLAGGRYELAEAAPVQAGFVLGLGMAIAVSASVLPLLFGGTIFATATPVVHVPVLGELEFPSALIFDIGVYLVVVGVLLDFLRSLGAQIDQQQEVENDVR
- a CDS encoding MFS transporter, encoding MATSPDRADDGSSPSFSSSGGPAAESGSSRPDDTFAPAGFTAAGHATGDSGAGPRTTDRRTLRKQVASFALWDGGMSAFSSVILTFVFATYVASAVAAEGAVGDGAIKAAQDHGSQVLTTWQAVGAVAVALLAPLLGNLADSGGGRNALLRITTLGTVAVIALMPLVALDSDFLTLGAILIALAVVFSELAGVFVNSVLPEISTPANRGRVSGTAWAVGYWGSIVCLALVLVLFVMPGTGLLGITGDDGWNLRAIPIFVAIWILVGTLPLMIWAPRHRARTPGAGWNPVQGYVSIVKHVRRALREEPVMLMYLVASAVYRDGLGAVFSIAGVLAANAYGFSTVEVIIFGIAANLVAGFGVFIGGWIDDRVGPRPVIIGGCVGIIVLGLVVLVFGSAAVFWVAGLAICLFVGPVQSASRNLLTRLSRPGRETENFGLYATTGRALGFLGTAAFALTVWISGDTRTGILGIVLVMALGLAAFFPIPLGAAGRAVKADGAPASTG
- the dcd gene encoding dCTP deaminase, whose product is MLLSDRDIRAQIEADRVRLEPFDDSMVQPASVDVRIDRFFRVFDNHKYAMIDPATEQADLTREIAVDPDEAYMLHPGEFVLASTYEQITLPDDVAARLEGKSSLGRLGLLTHSTAGFIDPGFQGHITLELSNMATLPVALWPGMKIGQLCFFQLSSAAQSPYGSEGNLNRYLGQRGPTPSRSAQNFHRTRIPVEAEQA
- a CDS encoding TetR/AcrR family transcriptional regulator produces the protein MPKIIGGSLEEHRERTREKIFQALDELLKEQTFEQITFSSIAGAAGVGRTAMYNHFPDKDTLLVEYALHETSGYIAQLQAGSQAATPREAALQYVRTQLELTVSFHMPHSVSRNRLTAETAARMREHVVLIEDVLRRIVRAGIDSGDFAADLDLDATVRIINGLLIGTAPGRFDQQALEAFVLRGLGAEV
- a CDS encoding sodium/proton-translocating pyrophosphatase, whose product is MDLITQYPLGDDIAVTLLVLALLSILALIAGAVVPGRLRRDDRPATAASTEGDLDDDLDIDLDEDEPKGKRAVAPRKRSSRSASRVVPAESEDSDEVTDLVADPGLARRLGAQLSTIGVVTAGVGIPVAVLAYLVPGSTDQRILRAALLLAGLLLGPLAAWRGVALQVAALSVGPRRREALVGRLGALSITGALALGVLPVVIAVWFLREQASTALIALAAGVAISALAVRVCSAPLETAGAASAVLVGTDENDLEADAEDNLGAEHQLTARIVRHGGGRAADLVLLTVALAASGMILGVPVIAAEGILVVLLGLGAAMLTAAAAAVIPHRMPDGRERSSLRMNGLMPAVLGGSLTVAAAALWLPTQYKSLRFGHVGMGSFTDPAVAGPEPLPREQMVPQIEQAVTDMGQWVSVTDDSRDAGAFLDVLTLHTVSPSAVVAGAIALGAVAALAALLLMDTTGERRSGTVLRAARTSRTGGALGTAAALGSTALTAALALGLVLLVLVALSVLSAGVPGLALALVAYAGLGALVVTLGFAGSLAAPALLDRRGTSTAVREAATSAGTGPRTALLLVAALAALPLLGPIVAAVQAAPRAATVWEDRALHALTPQALPLLAGIGLGVVTVLLVTASLLDASRRAGAAAVVETRASMLASRDRVMLDDLTYGLRRAAITPLALAVLAPVVAGFGFGVSALPGFVAGLVLAAAGLGLWAHGSAAAMNGAADLIAAGRYGGPGSWGHSGALGGAVLTGVLRSSIGSVAPALLLTGTLVSAVAVSSMVGIVIDGSGPFLRWGVAVVALVIAGTCWVASATAPEVDLEDELEESSRPLFARRGEEDQREDTLDAMDWDDDSTDKR